The Hyphococcus flavus genome contains a region encoding:
- the queA gene encoding tRNA preQ1(34) S-adenosylmethionine ribosyltransferase-isomerase QueA, producing the protein MRVDLFDFELPPERIALTPASPRDSARLLHVRQNGLDDRVVRELPSILKRGDLLVTNDTKVIPAQLFGKRAARCGGKPVSIEATLHKDLGGGSWRAFVRPAKRLKDEDVIIFSDALSATVKKRDGAEAELAFNVAPEKFQTALEQAGVMPLPPYIARKRPANETDRKNYQTMFADEAGSVAAPTAGLHFTPQLLDHLEANDIQHVSITLHVGAGTFLPVSVEDTTNHKMHAEWGEITQEQSELINTTRAKGGRIIAVGTTSLRLMESAVDENGIVRPFANETDIFITPGYRIKSADMLMTNFHLPRSTLFMLVCAFAGTETMKSAYAHAIDQQYRFYSYGDACLLELNHD; encoded by the coding sequence CCTCGCCACGCGATTCCGCGCGCCTGCTGCATGTACGTCAGAACGGGCTTGATGACCGTGTTGTTCGCGAATTGCCTTCAATCCTTAAACGCGGCGACCTCCTCGTGACTAACGACACGAAAGTCATCCCGGCGCAGCTTTTTGGAAAGCGTGCCGCGCGCTGCGGTGGAAAACCTGTTTCTATTGAAGCGACCTTGCATAAAGACCTTGGCGGCGGTTCCTGGCGCGCATTCGTTCGACCAGCGAAGCGGTTGAAAGACGAAGACGTCATCATTTTTTCCGACGCGCTATCCGCCACTGTAAAAAAGCGCGACGGCGCCGAAGCGGAATTAGCGTTCAATGTTGCACCCGAAAAATTCCAGACTGCTCTCGAACAAGCTGGCGTAATGCCGCTGCCGCCATACATTGCCCGCAAACGCCCGGCGAATGAAACGGACCGGAAAAACTATCAGACAATGTTTGCAGACGAGGCTGGTTCCGTCGCGGCCCCTACCGCCGGCCTGCACTTCACGCCGCAACTGCTCGATCACCTTGAAGCAAATGACATTCAGCATGTTTCTATAACCCTGCATGTCGGAGCCGGAACATTTCTGCCTGTATCAGTCGAAGACACCACTAATCACAAAATGCATGCCGAGTGGGGTGAAATCACCCAAGAGCAGTCGGAACTTATCAATACAACGCGCGCCAAAGGAGGACGCATTATCGCTGTCGGAACAACCTCGCTGCGCCTGATGGAAAGCGCCGTCGATGAAAACGGCATTGTTCGCCCGTTCGCGAACGAAACCGATATTTTCATCACGCCGGGCTATCGCATTAAAAGCGCCGATATGCTGATGACGAATTTCCACCTGCCGCGTTCGACGTTGTTTATGCTTGTCTGCGCATTCGCGGGAACTGAAACAATGAAATCCGCTTACGCTCATGCTATCGACCAACAGTACCGATTTTACTCCTATGGCGACGCTTGTCTTTTAGAATTGAACCATGACTGA
- the tgt gene encoding tRNA guanosine(34) transglycosylase Tgt, producing the protein MTEPFSLSVNATDGAARTGVIKTPRGEIRTPAFMPVGTAGTVKAMLPEHVRATGADIVLGNTYHLMLRPTAERVAKLGGLHQFMNWSRPILTDSGGFQVMSLSKLRKLTEDGVSFQSHIDGSRHMLTPERSIEIQCLLGSDIQMQLDECPAIPIEHDKARESMLLSARWAERSKRAFEELSKPGQALFGIVQGANYEDLRRESLDKLIEIDFPGYSIGGLAVGEGREEMFRVLDFTCPHMPADKPRYLMGVGKPADIVGAVARGVDMFDCVAPTRSGRHGQAWTKTGAINIKNAIFAEDPEPLDPESDCPASRDYSKAYLHHLFKAGEYLGPMLLTWHNLQYYQDLMSGLREAIASARLAAYIENFKSETGETLV; encoded by the coding sequence ATGACTGAACCTTTCTCTCTTTCTGTAAACGCCACTGACGGCGCCGCGCGAACCGGTGTTATCAAAACACCGCGCGGCGAGATCAGAACGCCTGCTTTCATGCCAGTCGGTACGGCGGGAACAGTAAAGGCGATGTTGCCCGAGCATGTTCGCGCGACCGGCGCTGATATTGTTCTGGGCAATACGTATCACCTGATGCTGCGCCCGACGGCTGAGCGTGTGGCGAAACTTGGCGGTCTGCATCAATTCATGAACTGGTCTCGTCCGATCCTCACGGATTCTGGCGGATTTCAGGTCATGTCGCTTTCAAAACTCCGTAAACTGACGGAAGATGGGGTTTCCTTTCAATCTCATATTGACGGTTCGCGTCACATGCTGACGCCGGAACGGTCTATCGAAATTCAATGTCTTCTCGGTTCTGACATTCAAATGCAGCTCGACGAATGCCCGGCCATCCCCATCGAACACGACAAGGCGCGAGAATCCATGTTGCTGTCGGCGCGCTGGGCGGAACGCTCAAAACGCGCCTTCGAAGAACTGTCCAAGCCCGGCCAGGCGCTGTTCGGCATCGTGCAAGGCGCCAACTACGAAGACCTGCGCCGCGAAAGCCTCGACAAGCTGATTGAAATCGATTTCCCCGGATATTCCATCGGCGGGCTTGCGGTTGGCGAAGGCCGCGAGGAAATGTTCCGCGTTCTCGATTTCACCTGCCCGCACATGCCTGCTGACAAACCGCGTTACCTCATGGGCGTCGGCAAACCGGCGGACATTGTCGGCGCCGTCGCACGCGGCGTTGACATGTTCGACTGTGTCGCGCCGACCCGGTCAGGGCGGCACGGACAGGCGTGGACAAAAACCGGCGCGATCAACATCAAGAACGCGATTTTCGCTGAAGATCCCGAACCGCTCGATCCCGAAAGCGACTGCCCGGCGAGCCGGGATTATTCCAAAGCCTACCTTCACCACCTGTTCAAGGCTGGCGAATATCTGGGGCCGATGCTGCTGACCTGGCACAATCTGCAATATTATCAGGACCTTATGTCTGGGCTGCGAGAAGCCATCGCCTCGGCGCGCCTCGCCGCCTATATCGAAAACTTCAAATCCGAAACCGGCGAAACGCTTGTTTGA